The genomic stretch GCCCTCTTTATAAGAAATGTCACCGGAGGTGTTTTAGTGATAAAGCTAAAGGTTCTATCTGAAAAAATTGTTATCAATGCAGGAATAACAGTGCCTTCCTGGTTTTTCGTCTTTTCGTTAAAGGCTTTACAAAATTCCATTATATTTACACCATGCTGACCAAGGGCAGGTCCAACAGGTGGTGATGGGGTTGCCTGGCCGGCTTGCAACTGTAATTTCACCAAAGCAACAACCTTTTTTGCCATTTCTTCACCCCTTTATATTTTTTCTATCTGGATAAAGTCCAATTCTACAGGTGTTGTTCGTCCAAAGATATTGAGAAGCACCTTAACCTTGCCCTTTTCAGG from Pseudomonadota bacterium encodes the following:
- the rplK gene encoding 50S ribosomal protein L11, with the protein product MAKKVVALVKLQLQAGQATPSPPVGPALGQHGVNIMEFCKAFNEKTKNQEGTVIPALITIFSDRTFSFITKTPPVTFLIKRAAKLAKGAHNPKKEVVGSITKSMIKEIAQIKMPDLNAQDLNGAIKIIEGSVRSMGLEVIEG